One part of the Mesorhizobium sp. M4B.F.Ca.ET.058.02.1.1 genome encodes these proteins:
- a CDS encoding M20 aminoacylase family protein: MPIVNRVADMHPDIVGWRRDLHQHPELLYDVQRTAAFVADRLREFGCDQVVEGIGRTGVVGVVKGQLTSGLDTPPSIGLRADMDALPIPEATGLPYASTVPGKMHACGHDGHTAMLLGAARYLAETRNFAGNAVLIFQPAEEEEAGAAAMIKDGLMERFSVSEVFGMHNWPGMAVGTFGIRSGPMMAAYDSLEINIEGRGGHASMPQDCIDPVLVGAQLITALQQIVARNVDPLEAAGVSITEFHAGTTPGVIPQSAVLRGSIRSLSSEVHQLIKTRLTDIVAAASQMTGAKLELAFTGGSPVTFNHAEETDFARRVAREVAGEANVSETRPVMGAEDFAYMLEARPGAYILCGNGDSAGLHHPAYDFNDDAILYGTSYWIKLVEAKLAP; the protein is encoded by the coding sequence ATGCCCATTGTCAATCGCGTGGCGGATATGCATCCGGATATTGTTGGGTGGCGGCGAGATCTCCATCAACATCCCGAGCTCCTTTACGATGTCCAGCGGACCGCGGCTTTTGTTGCTGACCGCCTCCGTGAGTTCGGCTGCGATCAGGTTGTAGAAGGAATAGGGCGGACGGGCGTTGTTGGCGTGGTCAAAGGTCAATTGACAAGCGGCTTGGACACTCCGCCGTCCATTGGACTGAGGGCAGATATGGATGCCTTGCCCATTCCGGAAGCGACCGGCCTCCCATATGCCTCCACGGTACCGGGAAAGATGCACGCTTGCGGTCACGACGGGCATACAGCGATGTTGCTGGGTGCGGCCCGCTACCTCGCTGAAACGCGAAATTTCGCGGGCAATGCCGTTCTGATTTTTCAACCTGCCGAAGAAGAGGAAGCAGGCGCGGCTGCCATGATCAAGGATGGCCTCATGGAGCGCTTCTCTGTATCCGAAGTGTTCGGGATGCACAATTGGCCAGGTATGGCGGTAGGCACATTCGGGATTCGATCAGGTCCCATGATGGCTGCTTACGACAGCTTGGAGATCAACATTGAAGGTCGCGGGGGACACGCGTCCATGCCGCAAGACTGTATAGATCCTGTCCTTGTCGGCGCCCAGCTCATTACAGCGCTGCAGCAAATCGTGGCCCGCAACGTCGATCCTCTCGAAGCGGCAGGGGTTTCGATCACCGAATTTCATGCTGGCACCACGCCTGGCGTAATACCTCAATCAGCAGTTCTGCGGGGGTCGATACGCTCGCTCTCTTCTGAAGTGCATCAGCTTATCAAGACTCGCCTTACTGACATTGTTGCCGCAGCGTCGCAAATGACCGGTGCGAAGCTCGAGTTGGCTTTCACGGGCGGCAGTCCTGTCACGTTCAATCATGCCGAGGAGACCGACTTTGCACGGAGGGTTGCTAGGGAGGTGGCCGGCGAAGCGAACGTTTCGGAAACCCGACCAGTGATGGGAGCAGAAGACTTCGCTTATATGCTCGAAGCCCGTCCAGGCGCCTATATCCTTTGTGGCAACGGTGATAGTGCCGGCTTGCATCATCCGGCTTACGATTTTAATGACGATGCCATCCTGTACGGGACTTCCTACTGGATCAAGCTTGTCGAGGCGAAACTCGCGCCTTGA
- a CDS encoding methylaspartate ammonia-lyase, with product MQIIDIVLAPGNGAYFYDDQEAIRSGAIQDGFIYLGAPTTLGFKSIRTPASSLSIGLVLTDETVVWGDMMNVQYSGAGGRDPLFDTNHTSDLTSRVVAPRLFDVDAARFRDSCTSVFEPVEHLRLPLAIEYGVSQALLRAAAHLQRKTMAEIICGEFGLQLPTRRVPIYCQSGDAREINVDKMILRAVDVLPHGLINSRQKFGVDGETFMEFVKWVATRTRQIGRPGYHPVLHFDVYGWIGQEIGLEPQRIADFICKVADMVPGFTLNIESPADFGSTQAQIENYAKIVSILDNRDSTARIVVDERCNTLEDIQLFAEARAAHVVQIKTPDVGSIADTARAVLICKENKVGAYVGGSCTETDLSAQASVHVSVATQADMMLAKPGMGVDEAFSIVGNEQNRLLAILNRRRAQNEKNG from the coding sequence GTGCAGATTATAGATATCGTGCTCGCGCCCGGCAACGGCGCATACTTTTATGACGACCAGGAAGCCATTAGGTCCGGCGCGATCCAGGACGGCTTCATCTACCTTGGCGCACCGACAACGCTTGGATTCAAGTCCATTCGTACTCCAGCATCTTCGCTCAGCATCGGGCTTGTCCTGACCGACGAGACCGTCGTTTGGGGTGATATGATGAACGTCCAGTACTCAGGTGCCGGTGGACGCGATCCCCTGTTCGACACCAATCACACCTCAGATTTGACATCTCGCGTGGTCGCGCCGCGGCTTTTTGATGTCGATGCCGCTCGGTTTCGCGATTCTTGCACGAGCGTTTTTGAACCCGTCGAACATCTGCGCCTACCTCTCGCGATTGAGTATGGCGTCAGCCAGGCTCTTCTTCGCGCGGCCGCCCATCTTCAGCGCAAGACGATGGCGGAGATCATATGCGGGGAGTTTGGTCTGCAGCTGCCGACGCGCAGGGTCCCGATTTACTGCCAGAGCGGTGATGCTCGCGAAATCAACGTCGACAAAATGATCCTGAGGGCGGTGGATGTGCTTCCACACGGCCTGATCAACTCGCGGCAGAAATTCGGCGTCGACGGCGAGACCTTCATGGAGTTCGTAAAGTGGGTTGCAACGCGCACGCGCCAAATCGGCCGCCCGGGGTATCATCCGGTCTTGCATTTCGATGTGTATGGCTGGATCGGCCAGGAAATCGGCCTGGAGCCGCAACGCATCGCCGACTTTATCTGCAAGGTTGCAGATATGGTGCCGGGTTTCACACTGAATATTGAATCCCCGGCAGATTTTGGTTCGACGCAAGCGCAAATCGAGAATTACGCCAAGATCGTATCGATTTTGGACAACCGGGATTCCACTGCTCGCATCGTCGTGGATGAGAGATGCAATACCCTAGAGGATATTCAGCTCTTTGCCGAAGCGAGGGCCGCGCATGTGGTCCAAATTAAGACCCCAGACGTCGGCTCAATCGCCGATACGGCACGCGCAGTTCTCATCTGCAAGGAAAACAAGGTAGGGGCTTATGTCGGGGGGAGCTGTACGGAAACGGATCTCTCCGCCCAGGCGTCAGTCCACGTCTCTGTAGCGACCCAAGCCGACATGATGCTCGCAAAGCCCGGGATGGGTGTCGACGAGGCATTCTCAATTGTTGGGAATGAACAAAACCGGTTGCTAGCGATACTGAACCGTCGTCGGGCTCAAAACGAAAAAAACGGATGA
- a CDS encoding CaiB/BaiF CoA-transferase family protein codes for MQNSLEGITVVAVEQAVAAPYASSRLADAGARVIKIERPEGDFARNYDKLVRGQSAYFVWLNRGKESVCLDLRSEADRAVLDTLIASADIFIQNLKPGSIEKLGFGSADLRRRFPRLITCDISGFGDKGPYSHLKAYDLIVQAETGLCAITGNQQGPARVGVSVCDISAGMTAHSAILQALYHREVTGEGASIQVSLFDALADWMNVPVLQNDYSGYHTVRAGVKHPSLAPYGAYRCADGKEVVFSVQNDREWVNFCEKFLKRTELTRAPGFSDNMERLENRVQLDEIIALRFSELSCHEAMQELEAAGLAYGRLNEVADVSGHPHVRRVAVSTPEGTVETIAPAAIFNAERPSLRPVPALGAHTQTVREEVLGLLRDRTALA; via the coding sequence ATGCAGAACTCTCTTGAGGGGATCACGGTCGTAGCCGTAGAGCAGGCGGTGGCCGCGCCTTACGCATCGTCACGGCTTGCGGATGCAGGGGCGCGTGTCATCAAGATCGAAAGGCCGGAAGGGGATTTTGCTCGAAACTACGACAAGTTGGTGCGGGGACAGAGCGCTTACTTCGTCTGGCTCAACCGGGGTAAAGAGTCGGTCTGTCTGGACCTGAGATCGGAAGCTGACCGGGCCGTGCTGGATACGCTTATTGCCAGTGCTGACATCTTTATCCAAAATCTGAAGCCGGGCAGCATAGAAAAACTTGGTTTTGGGTCTGCGGATCTCCGTCGGCGTTTTCCACGGCTGATCACCTGCGACATCTCTGGTTTCGGGGACAAGGGGCCGTATTCCCATTTGAAGGCTTATGATCTCATCGTCCAGGCCGAAACAGGTCTATGCGCGATCACTGGAAACCAACAAGGGCCGGCGCGTGTTGGGGTCTCGGTTTGCGACATCTCGGCGGGCATGACGGCGCACAGCGCCATTCTTCAGGCGCTGTACCACCGCGAAGTCACCGGCGAAGGGGCCAGCATCCAGGTGTCACTTTTCGATGCCCTGGCCGATTGGATGAACGTGCCGGTTCTGCAAAACGACTATAGTGGGTATCACACGGTACGCGCCGGCGTAAAGCATCCGTCGCTGGCGCCATATGGGGCGTATCGGTGCGCCGACGGCAAAGAGGTTGTCTTTTCGGTGCAAAATGACCGCGAATGGGTGAATTTCTGCGAGAAGTTCCTTAAGCGAACCGAGCTGACACGCGCACCTGGTTTTTCCGACAACATGGAGCGCCTCGAGAATCGGGTGCAGCTTGACGAGATCATCGCGCTGCGCTTTTCCGAACTGTCCTGTCACGAAGCGATGCAGGAGCTTGAGGCAGCCGGTCTGGCATATGGCCGCCTGAACGAGGTGGCTGATGTTTCTGGGCATCCTCACGTCCGCAGGGTAGCCGTTAGCACACCCGAAGGAACTGTAGAAACGATTGCGCCCGCGGCGATCTTCAACGCGGAGCGTCCCTCGCTGCGCCCGGTTCCAGCTCTTGGCGCTCATACGCAGACTGTCCGGGAAGAGGTTCTGGGGCTTTTGCGCGATCGGACCGCGTTAGCATGA
- a CDS encoding CoA ester lyase — protein sequence MLDLEDSVPQDEKAESRRQLPESVAKVGRRGASVLVRVNRSLRALVADLDAAVVAGVDALVLPKTDSAEWVSEIANAVLELERERNLVQGRIRFLAQIETPAALQKLTAIASAHPRMLALALGPEDFSASVGGTPEFDLLLTPNLSVLFAARAAGLLPLGFVGSIGEVTDTDKIREAAAHARRLGFAGALAIHPTQVAIFNEAFSPSAQEIKWARDVIAAENEAAARGLSAFSLNGKMVDPPVVRRAHDTLALAGTN from the coding sequence ATACTCGACCTCGAGGACTCCGTTCCCCAGGATGAGAAGGCTGAGTCACGGCGGCAGCTCCCTGAATCGGTGGCAAAGGTGGGGCGCAGGGGCGCTTCTGTTCTGGTCCGCGTGAATCGTAGTTTGCGGGCGTTGGTGGCGGATCTCGATGCAGCTGTGGTGGCAGGTGTTGATGCCCTTGTCCTTCCGAAGACGGATTCGGCGGAGTGGGTATCAGAGATCGCGAACGCCGTATTGGAACTTGAAAGAGAAAGAAATCTTGTCCAGGGACGCATCCGTTTCCTTGCCCAAATCGAGACACCGGCAGCACTGCAAAAGCTCACGGCCATAGCCTCGGCTCATCCCAGGATGCTCGCATTGGCGCTTGGCCCTGAAGACTTCAGTGCCTCTGTTGGAGGCACGCCGGAGTTCGACCTCCTTTTAACGCCGAACCTTTCCGTTCTGTTTGCCGCCCGTGCGGCCGGCTTGCTCCCTCTGGGCTTTGTTGGAAGCATCGGCGAGGTTACAGATACTGATAAAATTCGTGAGGCCGCGGCGCATGCGCGGCGGCTCGGCTTTGCCGGAGCTTTGGCGATCCATCCTACACAGGTCGCCATATTCAATGAGGCCTTCTCCCCGAGCGCACAGGAAATCAAGTGGGCGCGTGATGTCATCGCTGCCGAGAACGAGGCGGCCGCCCGCGGGCTGTCTGCATTCTCGTTGAATGGCAAGATGGTTGATCCGCCGGTGGTTCGGCGCGCCCACGACACTCTGGCTCTCGCGGGTACCAACTGA